The following proteins come from a genomic window of Paucimonas lemoignei:
- a CDS encoding basic membrane lipoprotein encodes MLNRFLKHSLAAAVLLGLANGASAEGLTLEKPAKIAMVYISPRNDGGWTQAFDESRVKLEKELGTKIQYVESVPENAAAITPVVDRLIARGANVVIGTAFGYSDTFLDLAKKYPKVAFLNGSGTTNAPNLESFYGRTYESQYLCGMAAGAASKTGKLGFVAANPFGQVNWTVNAFELGAQQINPNATVNVIYTGAWNDPVKERAAAMALIDNGADVIGQHVDSPTPQIVAQERGVLGTGHHRDLSEFAPKATICSSAWVWDRFLGPELKKIIAGNWVPNPNGALLSMEQGGTDITLTAGERISAENKKKIELAREALMNGEKIIYSGPMSDRDGKERIPAGSHMSDGDLWKMDWFVKGVASQQ; translated from the coding sequence ATGCTCAACAGATTTCTAAAGCACAGCCTGGCTGCGGCGGTATTGCTCGGGCTGGCAAACGGCGCTTCGGCAGAGGGTCTGACCCTGGAAAAGCCGGCCAAGATCGCCATGGTCTACATCAGTCCGCGCAATGATGGCGGCTGGACTCAGGCCTTTGATGAGTCCCGGGTCAAGCTGGAAAAAGAGCTGGGCACCAAGATCCAGTACGTCGAAAGCGTGCCGGAGAACGCCGCCGCCATTACCCCGGTGGTCGACCGCCTGATCGCTCGGGGCGCCAACGTGGTGATTGGCACCGCGTTTGGCTACTCCGACACCTTCCTGGACCTGGCGAAGAAATACCCGAAGGTCGCTTTCCTCAATGGCTCGGGCACCACCAACGCGCCGAACCTGGAGTCCTTCTACGGCCGCACGTATGAAAGCCAATACCTGTGCGGCATGGCGGCAGGTGCTGCGTCGAAAACCGGCAAGCTGGGCTTCGTTGCCGCCAACCCCTTTGGCCAGGTCAACTGGACCGTCAACGCCTTCGAACTGGGCGCGCAACAGATCAACCCCAATGCCACGGTCAACGTGATCTACACCGGCGCCTGGAACGACCCGGTCAAAGAGCGCGCCGCCGCCATGGCCTTGATCGACAACGGCGCCGACGTGATCGGCCAGCACGTGGACAGCCCCACCCCGCAGATCGTCGCCCAGGAACGCGGCGTGCTGGGCACCGGTCACCATCGTGACCTGAGCGAGTTTGCACCGAAGGCCACCATCTGTTCATCGGCTTGGGTCTGGGATCGTTTTCTCGGCCCTGAGCTGAAGAAAATCATTGCCGGTAACTGGGTACCCAACCCCAATGGCGCATTGCTGTCCATGGAGCAGGGCGGCACCGATATCACCCTCACTGCTGGCGAGCGCATTTCTGCGGAGAACAAAAAGAAAATCGAGCTGGCCCGTGAAGCGCTGATGAATGGCGAAAAGATCATTTACAGCGGCCCGATGAGTGATCGCGACGGCAAGGAACGCATCCCGGCTGGCAGCCACATGTCCGATGGCGACTTGTGGAAAATGGACTGGTTCGTCAAAGGCGTGGCCTCCCAGCAATGA
- a CDS encoding Glyoxalase-like domain: MNNLSYVNVFARDIVDLSDFYAQLFGFAEIEAIRSPIFRGLDTGKSCIGFNAPEAYELLGLGEYADSGGVKFLLNIDVTSQAEVERLVPLAQARGATLIKAPYLTYYNWYQAVLLDPEKNVFRINFML, from the coding sequence ATGAACAACCTGTCCTACGTCAATGTATTCGCCCGCGACATTGTCGACCTCAGCGATTTCTACGCGCAGCTGTTTGGCTTTGCGGAAATCGAGGCGATCCGTTCACCGATCTTTCGTGGTCTGGACACCGGCAAGTCATGCATCGGTTTCAACGCCCCCGAAGCCTACGAGTTGCTGGGGCTTGGCGAGTATGCCGACAGCGGCGGGGTGAAGTTTCTGCTCAATATCGACGTCACTTCCCAGGCCGAAGTCGAGCGCCTGGTGCCGCTGGCGCAGGCCAGGGGCGCGACGCTGATCAAGGCGCCTTACCTGACCTATTACAACTGGTATCAGGCGGTGCTGCTGGACCCGGAAAAGAACGTGTTCCGCATCAATTTCATGCTTTGA
- the cefF gene encoding 2OG-Fe(II) oxygenase, whose amino-acid sequence MTLQSVPIIDLAPFFSGEPEGKAAVARKVSQACKDIGFLVITHHQIPAELIQRVSSLTRAFFDLPLAQKRKVDRPSPEMVRGYSAIAEESLSYSLEESAPGDLKESFSIGPSDVPEDDYYHNAIAGSHFAPNVWPPETLLPGFQEAYREYFTAMSDLAASMMRIFALALELEEDYFDKTIDRHISMFRSLSYPDIKSEVEAGQMRASAHTDYGSMTIVRPDSALGGLQVRNQSGEWVEVPYVEDGFVVNIGDLMMLWTNDRWISTLHRVVNPPLESESDNRRQSLVFFHQPNYDALITCLPGCLAEGEQPRHAPVTSGDHLLSKFVKQTTFGGSKVA is encoded by the coding sequence ATGACCCTGCAATCTGTGCCCATCATCGATCTGGCGCCGTTTTTTTCCGGCGAGCCCGAAGGCAAGGCCGCCGTGGCACGCAAGGTGAGTCAGGCCTGCAAGGACATTGGTTTTCTGGTGATTACCCACCATCAGATCCCCGCCGAGTTGATCCAGCGTGTCTCCAGCCTGACCCGTGCTTTTTTCGATTTGCCCTTGGCCCAGAAACGCAAGGTGGACCGGCCCAGCCCAGAGATGGTGCGCGGCTACAGCGCGATTGCTGAAGAAAGCCTGTCCTATTCCCTGGAAGAGAGCGCCCCAGGGGATCTGAAAGAATCCTTCTCCATCGGCCCCAGCGACGTGCCGGAGGACGACTACTACCACAACGCCATTGCCGGTTCTCACTTCGCGCCCAATGTCTGGCCACCTGAAACCCTTTTGCCGGGTTTTCAGGAGGCCTACCGCGAATACTTCACCGCGATGAGCGATCTGGCCGCGTCGATGATGCGTATCTTTGCTCTGGCTCTTGAGCTGGAAGAAGACTATTTCGACAAGACCATCGACCGTCACATCAGCATGTTCCGCAGCCTGAGCTACCCGGACATCAAGTCGGAAGTCGAAGCCGGGCAGATGCGTGCCAGCGCCCACACCGATTACGGCAGCATGACCATCGTTCGTCCCGACAGCGCGCTGGGCGGTTTGCAGGTGCGCAATCAATCCGGCGAGTGGGTGGAGGTGCCCTATGTCGAAGACGGTTTCGTGGTCAATATCGGCGACCTGATGATGCTCTGGACCAACGATCGCTGGATTTCCACCTTGCACCGGGTGGTCAATCCGCCGCTGGAAAGTGAGTCCGACAACCGCCGTCAGTCCCTGGTGTTCTTCCATCAGCCCAACTACGACGCTCTGATTACCTGCCTGCCGGGTTGCCTGGCCGAGGGCGAGCAACCGCGTCATGCGCCGGTCACGTCTGGCGACCATCTGCTGTCGAAATTCGTCAAGCAGACCACCTTCGGCGGCAGCAAGGTGGCCTGA
- a CDS encoding putative regulatory protein, which yields MNDIGLLIKTLRKNAGLSQAQLAQRHGMSRATISGIENNTIPEVGIRKVAALLEGLGYELSATPKRRRKTLDELKSENIHE from the coding sequence ATGAACGATATCGGTTTGCTGATCAAAACCTTGCGCAAGAACGCGGGCCTTTCCCAAGCGCAACTCGCCCAGCGCCATGGCATGAGCCGCGCAACCATCTCCGGGATTGAGAACAACACCATCCCGGAAGTCGGCATCCGCAAGGTGGCGGCGCTCCTGGAAGGCCTCGGGTACGAACTGTCCGCAACGCCTAAACGTCGGCGCAAAACCCTTGATGAACTGAAATCGGAAAACATTCATGAGTAG
- a CDS encoding HipA domain-containing protein, whose product MSSQADRLYIGVGGIAAGTLGRSGVNNRDSVFTYNPGVAQEDAVSLTMPARLESYNWEYGIHPLFEMHLPEGHLKNELMRRFSKSVRGFDDFALLGIVGPYQLGRIGIANNPDDASMPEIRLSELLVHDGAEGLFDNLMKTYAAYSGVSGVQPKVLVRDAGDQTTDVGRITHRGATHLLKTFNDADFPQLAANEFFCMRAALHAGLAVPEFQLSRQGKLLVVKRFDLSDQGYLGFEDMCVLSGWGTAKKYDGSYQGCARQIQSYVTPSRVTKALEDFFLMVALCAGLQNGDGHLKNFGLLYEHCAEDADIRLAPAYDLVTTTVYEGNDIMGLLLGGSKAWPKRKMLVQFGRTSCSLTEARCNELLARVSDGMHRAMTELLDYQSTHPEFEVVGGKMAAAWATGLARSITPA is encoded by the coding sequence ATGAGTAGCCAGGCTGACAGGCTCTACATCGGTGTCGGCGGGATTGCTGCCGGGACGCTGGGGCGTAGCGGTGTGAACAATCGCGACTCGGTCTTCACCTATAACCCGGGCGTCGCGCAAGAGGACGCCGTGTCCCTGACCATGCCTGCGCGTCTGGAGAGCTATAACTGGGAGTACGGGATCCATCCTCTTTTCGAGATGCACCTGCCCGAGGGGCACCTGAAAAACGAACTCATGCGGCGCTTCAGCAAGTCAGTGCGCGGCTTTGACGACTTCGCACTGCTGGGCATCGTGGGCCCCTACCAGCTGGGGCGTATCGGCATCGCCAACAACCCCGACGACGCGTCGATGCCTGAAATCAGGCTCTCCGAACTGCTGGTCCACGACGGTGCGGAAGGTCTGTTCGACAACCTGATGAAAACTTATGCCGCCTACTCCGGTGTTTCAGGCGTCCAACCCAAGGTGTTGGTGCGCGATGCGGGCGATCAGACTACTGACGTGGGACGAATCACCCATCGCGGTGCAACGCACCTGCTGAAAACGTTCAACGACGCGGATTTCCCTCAACTGGCCGCCAATGAGTTTTTCTGCATGCGGGCGGCGCTGCATGCAGGCCTGGCGGTGCCTGAGTTCCAGCTCAGTCGTCAGGGCAAGTTACTGGTTGTGAAACGTTTCGACCTTTCTGACCAGGGCTACCTGGGGTTTGAAGACATGTGTGTGTTGTCCGGCTGGGGGACAGCCAAGAAATACGACGGCAGCTATCAGGGGTGCGCGCGGCAGATCCAGTCCTATGTCACACCCTCACGCGTCACCAAAGCGCTGGAAGACTTTTTCCTGATGGTGGCGCTTTGTGCTGGCCTCCAGAATGGTGACGGGCACTTGAAAAACTTCGGCCTGCTTTATGAGCATTGTGCCGAAGACGCTGATATCAGGCTGGCGCCAGCCTACGACCTGGTGACGACCACCGTGTATGAGGGCAATGACATTATGGGGTTGTTGCTGGGCGGCTCAAAAGCCTGGCCAAAACGCAAAATGCTGGTCCAGTTCGGCCGCACTTCATGCAGTTTGACAGAGGCTCGCTGCAACGAACTGCTCGCCAGAGTCAGCGATGGCATGCACCGGGCGATGACCGAGCTTCTGGACTATCAAAGCACCCACCCGGAGTTCGAGGTGGTAGGGGGAAAAATGGCGGCTGCTTGGGCTACTGGGTTGGCGAGAAGTATTACACCGGCGTAA
- the rutR_4 gene encoding TetR family transcriptional regulator produces the protein MNVNNKPPAKTVKAKPAAKGKGTRAASASTVNRRLRLIEGKRTVILDAALEIFSRFGLHGTSLDQVASMADVSKTNLLYYFASKEELYTSVLRQLLDVWLKPLRGFSAEQDPIEAISEYIRVKLELSRDHPAESRLFCLEIIQGAPLMLAELEQPLRDIVEAKVAVIQGWIEAGKLAPVEPHHLIFSLWATTQHYADFASQINAVTGKTLADPEFFAQTLENIQALILNGIRPR, from the coding sequence GTGAACGTGAACAACAAACCTCCAGCGAAAACCGTCAAAGCCAAGCCCGCAGCGAAGGGTAAAGGCACCCGGGCGGCCAGCGCTTCGACGGTCAATCGGCGTCTGCGTCTGATAGAAGGCAAGCGCACGGTCATTCTTGACGCGGCGCTGGAAATCTTTTCGCGGTTTGGTCTGCATGGCACCAGCCTGGATCAAGTGGCGAGCATGGCGGACGTGTCCAAGACCAATCTGCTGTATTACTTCGCCAGCAAAGAAGAGCTGTACACCAGCGTCCTACGCCAGTTACTGGACGTGTGGCTCAAGCCACTGCGCGGTTTCAGTGCCGAGCAGGATCCGATTGAAGCGATCAGTGAGTACATCCGGGTCAAGCTGGAACTGTCCCGCGACCATCCCGCCGAGTCGCGGCTGTTCTGCCTGGAAATCATCCAGGGCGCGCCGTTGATGCTGGCTGAACTGGAGCAACCGCTGCGGGATATCGTCGAAGCCAAAGTGGCTGTTATTCAAGGCTGGATAGAAGCGGGCAAGCTAGCGCCGGTCGAGCCGCACCACCTGATCTTTTCCCTGTGGGCCACCACCCAGCACTACGCCGATTTCGCCAGCCAGATCAATGCTGTGACCGGCAAGACCCTCGCCGATCCTGAGTTCTTTGCCCAGACCCTGGAAAATATTCAGGCGCTGATTCTCAATGGCATTCGCCCGAGGTAA
- the rutA gene encoding luciferase family protein, translated as MDIGVFIPIGNNGWLISSNAPQYMPTFELNKEIVQKAEHYGFEFALSMIKLRGFGGKTEFWEHNMESFTLMAGLAAVTSRIHLFATVATLTIPPAIVARMASTIDSISNGRFGVNLVTGWQKPEYEQMGMWPGDEFFSTRYEYLAEYAQVLRDLWSTGHCDLKGKYFTMNDCRVSPKPQAEMKIICAGQSEAGMAFSSQYADYNFCFGKGVNTPMAYAPTAAKLIEANEKTGRNVTSCPLFMIIADDTDEAARARWEHIKAGADEEAIAWLSDKGSADKSPGSNMRQMADPTSAVNINMGTLVGSWASVAKMLDEVATVPGTQGVMLTFDDFVKGVEDFGQKIQPLMNCRQHINLLKETA; from the coding sequence ATGGATATTGGAGTCTTCATCCCTATCGGCAACAACGGCTGGCTGATCTCCAGCAACGCGCCGCAGTACATGCCGACCTTCGAGCTGAACAAGGAGATCGTGCAGAAGGCCGAGCATTACGGCTTCGAGTTCGCGCTGTCGATGATCAAACTGCGCGGCTTCGGCGGCAAGACCGAGTTCTGGGAACACAACATGGAGTCGTTCACGCTGATGGCTGGCCTCGCCGCCGTCACCAGCCGCATCCATCTGTTCGCCACAGTCGCCACCCTGACCATTCCACCGGCCATCGTTGCGCGCATGGCGTCGACCATCGATTCGATTTCCAACGGGCGCTTTGGCGTGAATCTGGTCACCGGCTGGCAGAAGCCGGAATACGAGCAAATGGGCATGTGGCCGGGAGATGAGTTCTTCTCGACGCGCTACGAATACCTGGCCGAATACGCTCAAGTGCTGCGCGACCTGTGGAGCACCGGGCACTGCGACCTCAAGGGCAAGTACTTCACCATGAACGACTGCCGGGTCAGCCCCAAGCCTCAGGCCGAGATGAAAATCATCTGTGCCGGGCAGAGCGAAGCGGGCATGGCGTTCTCCTCGCAATACGCCGACTACAACTTCTGCTTCGGCAAGGGCGTGAACACCCCCATGGCCTATGCGCCGACGGCCGCCAAACTCATCGAAGCCAATGAAAAGACCGGCCGCAACGTCACCTCCTGCCCACTGTTCATGATTATTGCCGACGACACCGACGAAGCCGCCCGCGCTCGCTGGGAACACATCAAGGCAGGCGCCGACGAAGAAGCCATCGCCTGGCTCAGCGACAAAGGCTCGGCGGACAAGAGCCCCGGCTCCAACATGCGCCAGATGGCCGACCCCACGTCAGCAGTGAACATCAACATGGGCACGCTGGTGGGCTCCTGGGCCTCGGTGGCGAAAATGCTCGATGAGGTAGCGACGGTGCCTGGTACCCAGGGCGTGATGCTGACCTTCGATGACTTCGTCAAGGGCGTTGAAGATTTCGGCCAGAAAATCCAGCCGCTGATGAACTGCCGCCAACACATCAATCTGCTCAAGGAAACCGCCTGA
- the rutB gene encoding isochorismatase family protein, giving the protein MNAPASVSGYLLPDAPDTAKVLPARPEALSLKASETALIVIDMQNAYSTAGGYLDLAGFDVSSTGPVIASIQTALTAARAAGIQVIFFQNGWDSDYVEAGGPGSPNWHKSNALKTMRKRPELQGTLLAKGGWDYQLVDELQPQPGDIVLPKTRYSGFFNTNFDSVLRSRGIRNLVFTGIATNVCVESTLRDGFFLEYFGVVLADATHQAGPAFAQQAALFNIETFFGWVSSVDEFCTTFQTA; this is encoded by the coding sequence ATGAATGCACCCGCCTCTGTGTCCGGCTACCTGTTGCCGGACGCCCCGGACACGGCCAAGGTATTGCCAGCTCGGCCTGAAGCCCTGAGCCTGAAAGCCAGCGAGACCGCGCTGATTGTCATCGACATGCAAAACGCCTACTCCACCGCAGGCGGTTATCTGGACCTGGCCGGTTTTGATGTCAGCAGCACCGGCCCGGTCATCGCCAGCATTCAAACCGCCCTGACGGCGGCGCGGGCGGCGGGCATCCAGGTGATCTTTTTCCAGAACGGCTGGGATTCGGATTATGTGGAAGCTGGCGGCCCAGGCTCGCCCAACTGGCACAAGTCCAATGCCCTGAAAACCATGCGCAAGCGTCCGGAACTGCAAGGCACGCTGCTGGCAAAAGGCGGCTGGGATTACCAGTTGGTGGATGAGCTGCAACCCCAGCCCGGCGACATCGTCCTGCCGAAAACCCGTTACAGCGGCTTCTTCAATACCAACTTCGACAGCGTGCTGCGCAGCCGCGGCATTCGCAACCTGGTGTTTACCGGCATCGCCACCAACGTCTGCGTGGAATCGACCCTGCGTGACGGCTTCTTCCTCGAATACTTCGGCGTCGTACTGGCCGATGCCACTCACCAGGCAGGCCCGGCGTTCGCGCAACAGGCGGCGCTGTTCAACATCGAAACGTTCTTTGGCTGGGTGTCCAGCGTCGATGAGTTTTGCACCACCTTTCAGACTGCGTAA
- the rutC_2 gene encoding endoribonuclease L-PSP — protein sequence MTKKAIIPAGTSKPIAPFVPGSMADGVLYVSGTLPFDKDNNVVHVGDATAQTRHVLETIKSVIETAGGTMDDVTFNMIMIKDWADYAKVNEVYAEYFAGEKPARYCIQCGLVKPEALIEIASIAHIG from the coding sequence ATGACCAAGAAAGCGATTATTCCGGCCGGCACCAGCAAACCAATCGCGCCGTTCGTACCCGGCTCCATGGCCGATGGCGTGCTGTATGTGTCCGGCACCCTGCCCTTCGACAAGGACAACAATGTGGTGCACGTCGGCGATGCCACGGCCCAGACACGGCATGTGCTGGAAACCATCAAAAGCGTGATCGAGACCGCAGGCGGCACGATGGATGACGTTACGTTCAACATGATCATGATCAAAGACTGGGCCGACTACGCCAAGGTCAACGAGGTGTATGCCGAATACTTCGCCGGGGAAAAACCAGCGCGCTATTGCATCCAGTGCGGCCTGGTAAAACCCGAGGCGCTGATCGAAATCGCCAGCATCGCGCACATCGGCTGA
- the rutD gene encoding alpha/beta fold family hydrolase, with the protein MHYEILGNQATDAATLVLSSGLGGSARFWAPQLPVLQEHYRVVVYDQAGTGRSPAHLAEGYSIASMAGELLEMLDGIGVEHCHFIGHALGGLVGLELALQRPHLLQSMVLINAWSSPNPHSARCFAVRKNLLRDSGPAAYVQAQALFLYPADWIAEHGAQLAEDEAHALAHFPDTDSLLRRIAALQAFDIEDRLASIQTPTLLIANRDDMLVPWQRSQHLADTLPAGQLALLEYGGHASSVSDIEPFNRVLLDYLANHA; encoded by the coding sequence ATGCATTACGAAATCCTCGGCAATCAGGCCACCGATGCGGCGACGCTGGTGTTGAGTTCCGGGCTTGGTGGTTCAGCCCGTTTCTGGGCGCCGCAACTGCCGGTTCTGCAAGAACACTATCGCGTGGTGGTCTACGATCAGGCCGGCACCGGTCGCAGCCCGGCCCACCTGGCCGAGGGCTATTCGATTGCGAGCATGGCGGGTGAGCTACTGGAGATGCTCGACGGCATCGGCGTCGAGCACTGCCACTTCATCGGTCACGCGTTGGGTGGGTTAGTGGGCCTGGAACTGGCCCTGCAACGTCCGCATTTGCTACAGAGCATGGTGCTGATCAATGCCTGGAGCAGCCCGAACCCCCACAGCGCGCGCTGCTTTGCGGTGCGCAAGAATCTGCTGCGCGACAGTGGCCCGGCCGCGTATGTGCAGGCCCAGGCGCTGTTCCTCTACCCGGCCGACTGGATCGCCGAACACGGCGCACAACTGGCTGAAGATGAAGCCCACGCGCTGGCGCACTTTCCCGACACCGACAGCCTGTTGCGCCGAATTGCCGCGCTGCAGGCCTTTGATATTGAAGATCGCCTGGCCAGCATCCAGACCCCCACCCTGCTGATCGCCAACCGCGACGACATGCTGGTGCCCTGGCAGCGCTCGCAGCATCTGGCCGACACGCTCCCCGCCGGGCAACTGGCGCTCCTGGAATATGGCGGCCACGCCTCAAGCGTCAGCGATATAGAGCCCTTCAACCGCGTACTGCTTGATTATCTGGCTAACCACGCCTGA
- the rutF gene encoding NAD(P)H-flavin oxidoreductase has protein sequence MQACELLAVAQTLLPIAQQDYRDAMASLAAAVNVVTTDGPHGRCGFTATAVCSVTDTPPTLLVCLNRSASVHAALTANATLCVNTLSGDQQALSNLFGGKTPMAERFAAAQWETWASGSPVLTGAAASFDCRVSQTVSVGTHDILFCEVLALSRQKEAAGLVYFDRAYHGVG, from the coding sequence ATGCAAGCTTGCGAACTTCTCGCCGTGGCCCAGACGCTGCTGCCTATCGCGCAACAGGACTACCGCGACGCCATGGCCAGCCTGGCAGCCGCCGTGAATGTGGTCACCACCGACGGCCCCCATGGACGTTGCGGCTTCACCGCCACAGCGGTGTGCAGCGTCACCGATACACCACCGACGCTGTTGGTGTGCCTGAACCGCTCAGCGTCGGTGCATGCCGCGCTGACCGCCAATGCGACGTTGTGCGTCAACACCCTGAGCGGCGATCAGCAGGCGCTGTCCAATCTGTTCGGTGGCAAGACGCCCATGGCTGAGCGCTTCGCCGCTGCGCAATGGGAAACCTGGGCATCCGGCTCGCCAGTGCTGACCGGTGCGGCGGCCTCGTTCGATTGCCGGGTGAGCCAGACCGTGAGCGTCGGCACCCATGACATTCTGTTCTGTGAAGTGCTGGCGTTGAGTCGCCAGAAAGAAGCGGCGGGGTTGGTGTATTTCGACCGGGCTTATCATGGGGTTGGTTGA
- the yciF gene encoding Domain of uncharacterised function (DUF892): protein MAKTSTRTTVADLFIHELSDVYSAEKQITKALPRLARASTNPLLKEAFEAHLEETYGQIERIDQLVEKGELKLKRMKCAAMEGLVEESKELLDEIEKGEVLDAALIGACQKVEHYEIAAYGTLIAMAKQLGMKDAAKLLGDTLAEEKGADEKLSAIAEQGGNQAATLAS, encoded by the coding sequence ATGGCCAAGACAAGCACAAGAACCACTGTTGCCGATCTGTTCATTCATGAGCTTTCAGACGTCTACAGCGCTGAAAAGCAGATCACCAAAGCGCTGCCCCGCCTGGCGCGGGCGTCCACCAACCCGCTATTGAAAGAAGCGTTCGAGGCGCATCTGGAAGAAACCTACGGGCAGATCGAACGTATTGATCAGCTGGTAGAGAAGGGCGAACTCAAGCTCAAACGCATGAAGTGCGCGGCCATGGAAGGGTTGGTCGAAGAGAGCAAGGAGTTGCTCGACGAAATCGAGAAAGGCGAAGTGCTGGATGCCGCGCTGATTGGCGCCTGCCAGAAGGTCGAGCATTACGAGATTGCCGCTTATGGCACGTTGATCGCGATGGCCAAACAGCTGGGCATGAAGGATGCGGCGAAGTTGCTGGGCGATACGCTGGCGGAAGAGAAAGGCGCCGATGAGAAGTTGTCAGCGATTGCGGAGCAGGGGGGTAATCAGGCGGCGACATTGGCATCGTAA
- a CDS encoding peptide synthetase, protein MSFEIRKIVCYSEETLIEGGKAADKPVTMVGLAVVIKNPWLGRGFVEDLNPEIRAHCSELGALMVKRLTDAIGGADKIEAYGKAAVIGADGEIEHASAVIHTLRFGNHYREAVQAKSYLSFTNKRGGPGTSIQIPMMHKDDEGLRSHYITLEMKIEDAPRADEIVVVLGAADGGRLHPRIGNRYIDLEQLAAEKAQ, encoded by the coding sequence ATGAGTTTCGAAATCCGCAAGATCGTCTGCTATTCAGAAGAAACCCTGATCGAAGGCGGCAAAGCTGCCGACAAGCCAGTGACCATGGTCGGCCTGGCCGTGGTCATCAAGAACCCGTGGCTTGGCCGTGGCTTCGTTGAAGACCTCAACCCGGAAATCCGTGCCCACTGCTCGGAACTGGGTGCCTTGATGGTCAAGCGCCTGACGGACGCCATTGGCGGTGCTGACAAGATCGAAGCCTACGGCAAGGCTGCAGTGATCGGCGCCGATGGTGAAATCGAACACGCCTCGGCGGTGATCCACACCCTGCGCTTCGGTAACCACTACCGCGAAGCCGTCCAGGCCAAGAGCTACCTGAGCTTCACCAACAAGCGTGGCGGTCCGGGCACGTCGATCCAGATCCCGATGATGCACAAGGACGACGAAGGCTTGCGCTCGCACTACATCACGCTGGAAATGAAGATCGAAGACGCCCCACGTGCTGATGAAATAGTCGTGGTACTGGGCGCTGCCGATGGCGGTCGTCTGCACCCGCGCATTGGCAACCGCTACATCGATCTGGAACAACTGGCCGCCGAGAAAGCCCAGTAA
- the catD_2 gene encoding 3-oxoadipate enol-lactonase: MIRLTAERTPAGTSYLATGQGHPVVLIHGVGLNKEMWGGQVVGLAPHYRVIAYDMLGHGASPRPAADTNLEGYAAQLQELLDHLGIAQATVIGFSMGGLVARAFALHFPQRLSGMVVLNSVFNRSAEQRAGVIARTSQAAEHGPDANAAEALSRWFSREYQAANPAQIAALRQILADNDPQGYLTTYTLFATQDMYRADDLGSISAPTLIATGELDPGSTPEMARQMALRIPGAEVAILPEQRHMMPVESPRLVNQMLLQFLHKADAQHNQAKGIVA, translated from the coding sequence ATGATTCGGCTCACTGCTGAACGCACCCCGGCCGGCACCAGTTATCTGGCGACCGGCCAAGGCCACCCTGTGGTGTTGATCCACGGGGTGGGCCTGAATAAAGAGATGTGGGGCGGCCAGGTCGTTGGTCTGGCGCCGCACTATCGAGTCATTGCCTACGACATGCTCGGCCATGGCGCCAGCCCGCGCCCGGCAGCCGACACCAACCTTGAAGGCTATGCCGCGCAACTGCAGGAACTGCTCGATCATCTGGGTATCGCCCAGGCAACCGTGATCGGCTTTTCCATGGGTGGCCTGGTGGCTCGGGCCTTTGCCCTGCACTTCCCCCAGCGGCTGTCGGGGATGGTGGTGCTCAACAGCGTGTTCAATCGCAGCGCCGAGCAGCGTGCCGGGGTGATCGCCCGCACCAGCCAGGCCGCCGAGCACGGGCCGGATGCCAACGCCGCCGAAGCCCTTTCGCGCTGGTTCAGCCGCGAGTATCAGGCGGCCAACCCGGCGCAGATCGCGGCGCTGCGGCAGATACTGGCCGACAACGACCCGCAAGGCTATCTGACCACTTACACCCTGTTCGCCACCCAGGACATGTACCGGGCCGACGACCTGGGCAGCATCAGCGCGCCGACCCTGATCGCCACCGGAGAACTTGACCCCGGCTCGACTCCGGAAATGGCCCGCCAGATGGCGCTGCGCATTCCCGGTGCCGAAGTCGCGATACTGCCCGAGCAGCGGCATATGATGCCGGTAGAATCGCCGCGTCTGGTCAATCAGATGCTGTTGCAATTCCTGCACAAGGCTGACGCTCAACACAATCAAGCAAAGGGGATCGTGGCATGA